In Phycisphaerae bacterium, a single window of DNA contains:
- a CDS encoding NCS2 family permease has protein sequence MRWFVRHDLDGFFGLFVDNLVQLLLIVALCGGLCGMNGDNVHYLYARILPGAAISILFGNIFYSWQALRLARREGRDNVTALPYGINTPSLLVYVFFVLVPVYHATGDVDLTWRMGLLACLGSGIIEFLGALVAERVRLRTPRAALLSTLAGIAIGFISMTFMLRIWSSPLVALVPTAIVLITYFSTVRLPLGLPGGLVAIVAGTLLAWLLPGSWSGQPMSVSGIEAAWNSAGPVLPGWYGGALLNTLRLPASEWLGFLSVIVPMGLFNVIGSLQNIESAEASGDRYDTRASLSINGVGTILAACLGSCFPTTIYIGHPGWKGLGARAGYSTLNGVVIAAICLTGTVALVNSIIPIEAGMAIVLWIGVVITAQAFQATPREHAPAVAIGLFPAIAAWGATVLYGAFAAAGGTTLQSLLTGSNGAEVSGFAIHGLIVMERGYIFTCMILAALSACLIDGKLIHAAVWALLGAAATILGLAHTYQLSGNAVAFLLVGIEPAAEAFFYRGYDLVVGYTLVAAVFVGVRICNRGSRQREARL, from the coding sequence ATGCGCTGGTTCGTTCGACATGATCTGGACGGCTTCTTCGGGCTCTTTGTCGATAACCTCGTTCAGCTCTTGCTGATCGTTGCGCTGTGTGGCGGGCTGTGCGGGATGAACGGCGACAATGTCCACTACCTGTACGCCCGCATCCTGCCCGGGGCAGCGATTTCCATCCTGTTCGGAAATATCTTTTACTCCTGGCAGGCGCTTCGGCTGGCCCGACGCGAGGGGCGTGACAATGTCACGGCCCTGCCCTACGGCATCAATACGCCCTCGCTGCTCGTGTACGTATTCTTCGTTCTGGTCCCCGTGTACCACGCGACGGGAGACGTAGATTTAACCTGGCGGATGGGCCTTCTGGCGTGCCTAGGGAGCGGAATCATCGAATTCCTCGGCGCGCTTGTCGCCGAACGGGTCCGATTGCGTACGCCTCGGGCGGCGCTGCTCTCCACATTGGCAGGCATCGCCATTGGCTTTATTTCCATGACATTCATGCTGCGCATCTGGTCGAGCCCACTGGTGGCCCTGGTGCCGACCGCCATCGTCCTGATCACCTATTTCAGTACAGTGCGACTGCCCCTGGGATTACCGGGCGGGCTCGTGGCCATTGTGGCCGGAACGCTGCTGGCGTGGTTATTGCCGGGCTCGTGGAGCGGCCAGCCGATGTCCGTCTCGGGGATTGAGGCCGCGTGGAACTCGGCCGGTCCGGTCTTGCCCGGCTGGTACGGCGGGGCGCTGCTGAACACCTTGCGCCTGCCGGCGTCCGAGTGGCTGGGATTCCTGTCGGTGATCGTACCGATGGGGCTGTTCAACGTCATCGGAAGCCTTCAGAACATTGAATCGGCCGAGGCAAGCGGCGATCGCTACGACACCCGTGCTTCACTATCCATCAACGGCGTCGGCACGATCCTGGCCGCGTGCCTTGGAAGCTGCTTTCCCACCACGATCTACATCGGACATCCCGGCTGGAAGGGGCTCGGAGCACGGGCCGGATACTCCACCCTCAATGGCGTGGTCATCGCGGCGATCTGCCTGACGGGCACGGTCGCCCTGGTCAACAGCATCATTCCTATCGAGGCAGGCATGGCCATCGTGTTGTGGATCGGCGTGGTCATCACCGCGCAAGCGTTCCAGGCGACGCCCCGCGAGCACGCACCGGCCGTGGCCATCGGACTGTTTCCGGCGATCGCCGCCTGGGGGGCAACGGTGTTGTATGGCGCGTTCGCTGCAGCCGGTGGTACCACGCTTCAGTCGCTACTGACGGGAAGCAACGGCGCGGAAGTCTCGGGATTCGCGATCCACGGGCTGATCGTCATGGAGCGGGGCTACATCTTCACCTGCATGATCCTCGCCGCGCTGTCGGCCTGCCTGATCGACGGAAAGCTCATCCATGCGGCGGTGTGGGCGCTATTGGGCGCGGCCGCGACAATCCTGGGATTGGCGCACACGTATCAGCTCAGCGGGAACGCGGTGGCCTTTCTGCTCGTCGGGATCGAGCCCGCAGCAGAGGCATTCTTCTATCGCGGTTACGACTTGGTTGTTGGGTACACGCTGGTGGCGGCGGTGTTTGTGGGGGTGAGGATCTGCAATAGGGGCAGCAGGCAACGGGAAGCAAGACTGTAG